In the Lysinibacillus sp. PLM2 genome, one interval contains:
- the ddpA gene encoding peptide ABC transporter substrate-binding protein, whose product MIKKLSYCFFIIISVIFLAACQENANAPSDSTTENDSNSNESTTTSKSDQLVVAMPADVTSLDPAVSMDNTAWKIIYNTYERLVDYDGATTNIKPGLAKEWKVSEDGKTWTFYLEDGHLFSDGTPVDAEAVKASFERTLAVDNGPAGVFSMISEIKVEDPLTVTFVLSETFPPFLSTLAANYGNIVNPKVLEHEVDGDLGQNYLASNTMGSGPYKLTEWKKGDSLKLELNEHSKLKPSITTVLFRVVSDPSVQRLQLEKGEIDIAEGIPVDQIDTLKELDNVTILQEPSLAVDYVYINNKNGNPALQDARVRQALNYAIDYDSLVSAVQLGYATQMHGPIPDGIWGHDKSVKQYNYDVEKAKQLLAEAGAEDLTISLLYSDNKTWWETEALAIQSNLADIGVTVKLNKVAYATSREMMDKGEFDLALGVWSPDFGDPYMFMNYWFDSSYHGLAGNRSFYTNSEVDKLLREAATNNDQEARQSIYKQVQDIVLEDAPYILLYQKDFILPMSKEVKGFVYNPMLESMYNLQDMSK is encoded by the coding sequence ATGATTAAAAAATTAAGCTATTGTTTTTTTATTATTATCTCAGTAATTTTTTTAGCTGCATGTCAGGAAAATGCAAATGCTCCTTCAGATTCGACAACAGAAAATGACTCAAATTCAAACGAATCAACAACTACCTCCAAATCAGATCAACTTGTGGTAGCAATGCCAGCGGATGTTACATCTCTTGATCCAGCTGTTTCTATGGACAATACAGCATGGAAAATTATTTATAACACTTATGAAAGATTAGTAGATTATGATGGTGCAACAACAAATATTAAACCAGGGTTGGCTAAAGAATGGAAAGTAAGTGAAGACGGGAAAACATGGACGTTCTATTTAGAAGATGGCCATCTTTTCTCTGATGGAACACCAGTGGATGCAGAGGCTGTCAAGGCAAGCTTTGAACGAACATTAGCTGTTGATAATGGACCAGCAGGTGTTTTCAGTATGATTTCTGAAATAAAAGTAGAAGATCCATTAACGGTTACCTTTGTATTATCTGAGACATTCCCACCATTTTTATCAACACTAGCAGCCAACTACGGAAATATTGTGAATCCAAAAGTGTTAGAACACGAAGTTGACGGAGACTTAGGACAAAACTACTTGGCATCAAATACGATGGGTAGTGGTCCCTATAAGTTAACGGAATGGAAAAAAGGTGATTCACTGAAATTAGAATTAAACGAACATTCAAAATTAAAGCCATCCATTACAACTGTATTGTTTAGAGTTGTAAGTGATCCATCTGTTCAACGCTTACAATTAGAAAAAGGTGAAATTGACATTGCAGAAGGGATTCCAGTTGATCAAATTGATACTTTAAAAGAATTAGATAATGTAACAATTCTTCAGGAGCCAAGTTTAGCAGTTGACTATGTTTATATAAATAACAAAAATGGCAATCCAGCATTACAGGATGCACGTGTAAGACAAGCTTTAAACTATGCAATTGATTACGATAGTTTAGTGAGTGCTGTTCAATTAGGGTATGCTACACAAATGCATGGTCCAATTCCAGATGGTATTTGGGGACATGATAAATCAGTAAAACAATATAACTATGATGTTGAAAAGGCAAAACAATTGTTAGCTGAAGCTGGAGCAGAGGATTTAACAATTTCTTTACTATATTCAGATAATAAAACATGGTGGGAAACAGAAGCTTTAGCAATCCAATCAAACTTAGCAGATATTGGTGTTACGGTAAAGCTAAATAAAGTTGCTTACGCTACTTCTCGTGAAATGATGGATAAAGGCGAATTTGACTTAGCGTTAGGTGTTTGGAGTCCTGACTTCGGTGACCCTTATATGTTTATGAACTACTGGTTTGATTCAAGTTATCATGGATTAGCAGGAAACAGATCATTCTATACAAATAGTGAAGTTGACAAATTATTAAGAGAAGCAGCAACAAATAATGACCAAGAAGCTCGTCAGTCTATTTATAAACAAGTTCAAGATATTGTGTTAGAAGATGCGCCGTATATTCTTCTTTATCAAAAAGACTTCATTTTACCAATGAGTAAAGAGGTTAAAGGATTTGTATATAACCCAATGTTAGAAAGTATGTACAATCTACAAGATATGTCTAAATAA